A genomic window from Synechococcus sp. CBW1107 includes:
- a CDS encoding TIGR02466 family protein translates to MVPQPWPETDRGLLRLFPLAVARVQLRPDPLDSALMLQQVLALRGDLDANPDPACAWTGDFHGVWQLHHQPEFRWLLDQVTCEAQHYLRALGFDLRRIRLHLQRCWPVVAEPGQVVGRHHHPNAHLSAVYYLNGDGSGRSGCLRLFDGRCSNELVPGLAVGHDGPIASCHPLNAGWHDLAPQAGLLVIFPSSTDHAVLPSEDEEDLRLSISFDLCLTAPACGPGQPQPAEYLAPHPGQWLELPLDAAPPSGKMEG, encoded by the coding sequence ATCGGGGCCTCCTCAGGCTGTTCCCCCTGGCGGTCGCCAGGGTGCAACTGCGGCCTGATCCTCTCGACTCGGCTCTGATGCTGCAGCAGGTGCTGGCCCTGCGCGGCGACTTGGACGCCAACCCCGATCCAGCATGCGCCTGGACCGGGGATTTTCATGGTGTCTGGCAGTTGCATCACCAGCCTGAGTTCCGATGGTTGCTGGACCAGGTGACCTGCGAAGCCCAGCATTACCTCCGGGCCCTCGGCTTCGATCTCCGGCGCATCAGGCTGCATCTGCAGCGCTGCTGGCCTGTGGTGGCCGAGCCGGGCCAGGTGGTGGGGCGTCACCACCATCCCAATGCCCATCTCAGCGCCGTGTACTACCTCAACGGCGATGGCAGCGGCCGCAGCGGTTGTCTGCGCCTCTTCGACGGGCGCTGCAGCAATGAGCTCGTGCCCGGCCTGGCGGTGGGCCATGACGGCCCGATCGCCTCATGCCATCCCCTCAATGCGGGCTGGCACGACCTGGCCCCGCAGGCGGGTCTGCTGGTGATCTTCCCCTCCAGCACCGACCACGCCGTGTTGCCCAGCGAGGACGAGGAGGACCTGCGCCTCTCGATCAGCTTCGATCTCTGCCTCACCGCTCCCGCCTGTGGCCCCGGGCAGCCCCAGCCGGCGGAATACCTGGCGCCCCATCCCGGCCAGTGGCTGGAGCTGCCACTCGATGCCGCCCCGCCGTCCGGGAAGATGGAGGGGTGA
- a CDS encoding 2Fe-2S iron-sulfur cluster-binding protein has translation MSDSFTVTADLGGVIHTFSCRADQTVLAAAEEAGVPLPSSCCSGVCTTCAARLLQGDVHQPDAMGVKADLQAEGYALLCVAYPRSDLNLLAGQEDALYEAQFGRFQR, from the coding sequence ATGAGTGACAGCTTCACCGTGACCGCCGATCTCGGCGGCGTGATCCACACCTTTTCCTGCCGGGCGGATCAGACCGTGCTCGCCGCGGCCGAGGAGGCCGGCGTTCCCTTGCCCAGCTCCTGCTGTTCCGGGGTCTGCACCACGTGTGCTGCCCGTCTGCTCCAGGGGGACGTACACCAGCCCGATGCGATGGGTGTCAAGGCCGACTTGCAGGCCGAGGGCTATGCCCTGCTCTGTGTGGCCTATCCCCGCAGCGATCTGAACCTGTTGGCCGGCCAGGAGGATGCGCTCTACGAGGCTCAGTTCGGACGGTTCCAGCGCTGA